A section of the Mycolicibacterium anyangense genome encodes:
- a CDS encoding restriction endonuclease subunit S domain-containing protein, with amino-acid sequence MTESVRLKWLLDERDERAGERVATLPLLSVSITRGVQRREAEDTTTRAAAEDLSNYKIGRAGDLVINRMRAFQGALGIAPEDGVVSPDYSVLRVSPLVEHRWLNYYLTSTSTVSEMASLVRGIGGTEAGNVRTPRLNVSDLHSMRIELESLDKQRAIADYLDRETARIDTLIEEQRRLVEMLRERRSSVISHAVGSGLDRSVEFKPSGLGAVPYVPRHWPVMPLRHALTYQEGPGILAADFRDEGVPLLRVSGVRTSTVSLAGCNYLDPEAVARRWAHFQVERGDLLISASASMGTVSEVVSDDVVGAVPYTGLIRMKPGQMTAAFVRWFVVSDEFMHQVESMKTGSTIQHFGPSHLAQMRVALPPPEEQRRIVAYLDEQTAKIDTLVAETERFIELSRERRSALITAAVTGQIDVRGEVA; translated from the coding sequence GTGACAGAATCGGTACGCCTCAAGTGGCTGCTTGATGAGCGGGATGAGCGGGCGGGTGAGCGAGTCGCCACCCTACCGCTGCTGTCGGTGTCGATCACCCGTGGCGTGCAGCGGCGTGAAGCAGAAGACACCACCACACGGGCAGCCGCAGAAGACCTCTCGAACTACAAGATAGGCCGCGCCGGCGACCTTGTCATAAACCGCATGCGCGCGTTCCAAGGAGCGCTCGGCATCGCTCCAGAAGACGGCGTCGTCAGTCCCGACTATTCAGTTCTCCGCGTGTCACCGTTGGTCGAGCACCGCTGGCTCAACTACTACCTAACGAGCACATCAACGGTGTCTGAAATGGCTAGCCTTGTACGCGGTATCGGAGGAACGGAAGCGGGGAACGTCCGCACTCCTCGCCTGAATGTGAGCGATCTCCACTCGATGCGCATCGAACTCGAATCTCTGGACAAGCAGCGCGCGATCGCCGACTACCTTGACCGCGAAACGGCCCGCATCGACACGCTCATTGAGGAGCAGCGGCGGCTGGTGGAGATGCTGCGGGAGCGACGTTCGTCGGTTATTTCACACGCGGTTGGAAGCGGCTTAGATCGTTCGGTGGAATTCAAACCATCGGGGTTGGGTGCAGTTCCGTACGTCCCCCGGCATTGGCCAGTTATGCCGCTCCGACATGCGCTTACTTACCAGGAAGGCCCCGGCATCCTGGCGGCTGATTTCAGAGACGAGGGAGTGCCCTTGCTTCGCGTCAGCGGCGTGCGTACGTCAACTGTTTCTCTGGCCGGGTGCAACTACCTGGACCCCGAAGCTGTCGCTCGAAGGTGGGCCCACTTTCAGGTGGAGCGGGGAGACCTGCTTATTAGCGCTAGCGCCAGCATGGGAACTGTCTCTGAGGTAGTCAGTGATGACGTAGTCGGGGCAGTGCCCTATACAGGCTTGATTCGGATGAAACCTGGCCAGATGACCGCTGCCTTCGTTCGGTGGTTCGTGGTGTCAGACGAATTTATGCACCAAGTCGAATCTATGAAGACCGGTTCTACTATTCAGCATTTCGGTCCGTCTCATCTCGCGCAGATGCGCGTAGCCCTTCCCCCGCCGGAGGAGCAGCGCCGCATCGTCGCTTATCTCGATGAGCAGACCGCCAAGATTGACACCTTGGTCGCGGAGACGGAGCGGTTCATCGAGCTGTCGCGGGAGCGGCGTTCGGCGCTGATCACCGCGGCGGTGACCGGTCAGATCGATGTGCGCGGTGAGGTGGCCTGA